The genomic segment TTTCCCCCGGGATAGCGCTTTCTTTGACCTGGGCCTGGATGTGGCCGGCTTTCCGGAAAGAGTAGACCGCCACCTGGATTTCCTCATGAAGGTCCAGATGCGGGGTAAATGGGCTTTTGGGTGGATGTGGCTGGTGAACTTGAGGTGGCCTTTCTACCGCCCCGAAGGTCACTTCAAAGCCAATTACTCTGCCGATGGCTCCCCGGGTTCAATGCCTCACCCCTTTGAGATTGATTCAACGGGCCTGGCTATCTGGAACCTCTGGCGCCACGAGGCTTTCGTCCCGGACGAAAGGAAAGAGGGCTACCAGAAGAAAGCCTGGGAGGTCATTAAAAGGGGAGCTGAAGCGCTTATGGATTACGTGGACTTGCGCAACGGTTGGGTTCGCCCGGCTTTTGAGGATGACTCTTCAAGGCCTTCAGCTACTTTTCACGGGGCCAGTTCCACCCTTACAGCCCTTATGGCCGCAGCCGATGCCGCTCGCCGCTGGGTAAGAGAGGAAGAAAAAGCGCTGGTGTGGGAGAAGGCTGCCTCAGCTTTGAGGCGGAGCATGCTCAGAAAGCTTGAAGGGAAAGTCACCCGGGAGATTTTAGGCTGGCGAGGCCTTCACTGGTCCCTCTGGCCTGCCCCTCTTTTCAGGCCTGGCGACCACCGTTGCTATCTCCTTATGGAAATGCTGGCAAAGGAGATAACGGAGAAGGTGGAAGGCAAGAGGCCGGGTTTCTCCTACCTGGCTGAGCAACTTTTCGCTTTAGCTCTTGCTCCCGGCCGCACCCCCGAGCACGAGGCCCTGATCCGCAGGGGGCTTGAGTTTCTGGCCTACAGGGTAGCGACGCCAGGCACCGACCACTTCGGTGAAATTGCGCTGCGAAAGGGCGAATTCTATCAGAACCGCACTGCTATCCCCCATCTCTGGAATGGTATCCTCTTCTATCTGGCCTTCTTAGCCTTGCATAACCCTGAAATCTTCCACCGCCAGCGCCCTCCGTATCCTCCCGAGGATTAAAACATGAAAGCCTACTGCCTTAGAACTTTGGCAGGCCATGCACAGAACGAGCCAAAGGCTTTCAGCTTTTCGGTGAAAACGAAGTTAAGGTAAAATAAAGCTAAGGAGGAGGTATGAGCCCCGGCATTTTCTTGCTCCTGATGGTAGCAGGTTTTGTGGCGGGATTTGTAAACACCTTAGCTGGCAGCGGCTCACTCGTTTCCCTTCCCGCCCTTATGCTGGCGGGTCTTCCGGCCAACGTGGCCAATGGCACCAACAGGATATCCATCCTTCTACAGAGCCTCACCAGTTCCGGTGAGTTCAGGAGGCTGCGGGTTTTAGACCTCAGAGGTTCTCTCTACCTTGGCCTCCCTGCTACCTTAGGAGCCGTTGTGGGAGCTCAAATTGCCGTCAGTGTGCCTGAAGATATTATGCGCAAGGTTATAGGATTGGTGATGCTGGCCATGCTGGGGTCCATTATCTTCAACCCCGAGCAGTGGATAAAGGGGAGAGTTCAAAAGATGGAAAAGAGCCCCGGCTGGAAAGAGCTCCTTATATTTTTCGCCATAGGTGTTTATGGAGGTTTCATACAAGCAGGGGTGGGCATTTTCCTGCTGGCGGGGCTTGTTCTGGGGGTGGGTTACGACCTTGTAAGGGCCAATGCGGTAAAGATGGCTATCGTTCTAATCTATACCACCGTAGCTCTCCTGATATTTGCCGGAAACCATCAGGTTGAATGGAAATCCGGTTTAGTCTTGGCGCTGGGAAGTATGATAGGGGCCTGGGTGGCGACCCGTTTCAGTGTTGAGTGGGGTGCCGTTTGGGTGCGCCGGTTCCTTATCCTGGTTGTTTTATTTTCTGTCGTTTATCTTTTTGGTTTATTCAAAATTTAACCCGTCCACCGCAGTTTGGGCTGGCGGGCTGCTCTTACCTCGTCAAGCCTCCGGACTGGAGCAGTATGGGGTGCCTGATGTAAAAGTTCTGGATTCTCTTTGCCTTCCTGCGCGATCTTAAAGAGGGCTTCCACAAAAGCATCCAGCGTTTCCTTGCTTTCAGTTTCGGTGGGCTCAATCATTATGGCTTCGGGAACTATGAGGGGGAAGTAAATAGTTGGGGGATGGAAGCCGTAATCTATAAGCCGTTTAGCAATGTCTATCGTTCTAATACCGGGCGCATCGGGGAGCTTGCCGGAGAGGACAAACTCATGTTTGCAGAGGCGGTCGTAGGGCAGTGGGTAAACTTCTTTGAGGCGAACCCTCAAGTAATTAGCGTTGAGCACCGCGTTCTCGGCTACTTCTTTGAGGCCTTCAGCTCCCATCATCCGGATGTATACATATGCCTTGATGAAGACCAGGAAGTTACCGTAAAAGGCTTTGATTCTGCCGATAGATTTGGGAGGCCAGACAAATTTATATTTTTCTCCTTCCTTAGCCACGATAGGACCTGGCAGGAAATCCACCAGTTTCTCCGAAGCCCCCACAGGGCCAGCTCCAGGTCCCCCGCCCCCGTGGGGAGTGGAAAAAGTTTTATGGAGGTTAAAGTGGAGGACGTCAAAGCCCAGATCTCCGGGCTTCGTTATCCCTAACATGGCGTTGAGGTTGGCTCCATCTCCGTAAAGGAGCCCGCCTGCTTCATGGACAATTCTGGCCACCTCCAGAATCTGTTCCTCAAAGAGGCCAAGGGTGTTCGGGTTGGTGAGCATCAAGCCTATGAGGGTATCATCGCAGTGGCGCTTGAGCTCTTCCAGGTCAATATTTCCTCTTTCGTCGGATTTTATCTCCACCACAGTGCAGCCGCTCATGGCTGAAGAAGCGGGGTTTGTTCCATGGGCCGAGTCGGGGATGAGGACTTTGTGGCGTTTTGTGTCTCCTCTGGCCCAGTGGTAGGCTCTCATCATCAGTACGCCGCTGAATTCTCCGTGAGCTCCGGCTGCAGGCTGAAGGCTAACACCAGCAAAGCCCCCGATTTCCTTAAGGTATTCCTGGAGTTCGTACATTAACTTCAAAGCGCCCTGGACTGTGGACTCATCCTGATAGGGGTGAATGCGGGTGAAACCTGGCAGGGAAGCAGCTTCCTCATTCACTTTGGGGTTGTATTTCATAGTACAGCTACCGAGGGGGTAAAACCCTTTATCCACAGCGTAATTGAGCTGGGAAAGCCGGAGGTAATGGCGCACTACATCTACCTCGGAAACCTCGGGTAAGGGCAGTTCGTCCCGGAGGTACTCTTCAGGTAAATCCGAGGGAGGAACATCTAAAGCGGGAAGAGTAAAGGCCCTTCGGCCGGGTGAACTCAGCTCAAAAATTAAAGGCTCGCCCATGGCTGCCCTCCTGATGTTGCTGATAGAAGTTTACCAGAAAGCAGCGAAAGGGTCAAATTGGCTGCAGATGGTTGACGAACAACGCAACTTTGCGTTAAGCAACGGTTAGGCCTTATAATTATCCAGAACCTTCGGGGGAGGTTTTAGCTATGATTGAGCATTATGAGTTCGGCCGCATCGTGATCGGTGGGAAAAGTTATTCTTCTGATGTTATCATTTATCCTGATCGCGTTGATTCCGAATGGTGGAGGGAAGAAGGCCACAGGCTTTCCCCTGTAGACCTCTGGGATGTGGTTCAGGCTAAGCCGGAAATCCTGGTGGTGGGCACAGGCTATTCAGGGGTGATGGAAGTCCCAGCCGAAACCATCCGCTACCTGGAAGAAAAGGGGATAAAAGTGCTGGTGTACCGGACGGGAGAAGCCTGGAAGATATACAATCAGCTTTTGAAAGAAGGGAAAAAGGTGGTAGCTGCCCTCCACCTTACCTGTTGATGAAACGGAGGACTTATGAAAAGTGCTATTATCTTCATGGCTGATTCAGGAGGTGGTCACAGAAGTGCTGCCGAAGCTCTGAAAGAGGCCTTTGAAATCCTTGAACCAGACAAATGGCGCATCCATTTCATTGACGTTTTCTCTATACTCCCCTTTCCCTTAAACAAATCTGGCGGCTCTTACCGTCCTTTGGTCAGCTATACTCCCTGGCTCTGGTCTTTCCTCTGGACCCTCGCCCAGAAGGCTTGGTTCCTGAATTTAGCGTTTGGCTTCTTTACCCCTTTAGTCCGCGGAGCACTGCTCAAACTCATAAAGGACTATCAGCCAGATTTAGCTATTTCAGTGCATCAATTTTCCAATGTGCTCCCGGTTAAAATCTTTCGGGAAGGGGGATGGAAAGGCTTTTTCGCCACCGTTGTTACTGACCTGATCACCACTCCTTTTGCCTGGTTTTACCCTGGGGTTGACGCCTGTTTTGTGGCCACCTCCGAAGCCCGGGAAATGGCCATTAAAGCAGGCATTCATCCCGATAAGATTTACCTGAAGGGTTTCCCAGTTAGCCTGCGTTTCCGTCCCCCTGAGGATAAAAGAGCTGTAAGAAGAGCCCTCAGCCTTGAGGAGAATACTCCCACTCTGCTCCTGATAGGAGGCGGGGAAGGGATGGGAAAGATTTTCCCTGTGGCTTTAGCCATAAACGAAGCTTCCCTTTCCGCTCAGCTTCTAATCGTAACTGGAAGGAATGCGGGTTTACGCAGGGCGCTGGAACGAGTGAAGTGGAGAATACCCTGCCGGATTTACGGCTTTGTGAATTTTGTTCACCTTCTTATGCAAGCTTCGGATGTTGTGCTGACGAAAGCGGGCCCAGGGACTATCTACGAAGCCCTGACAGTAGAGGTGCCCATCCTGCTCATTGATTTTGTCCCCGGCCAGGAAAAGGGCAACGTGGATTTTGTGGAAAGAAATGGGATAGGGGTCTTCGCCTCCATCCCTGAAAGGGCCGTAATGATCCTCAGGGAATGGCTTGAGAATCCGGGGGTTTTAGAGGAAATGAAAGCAAAGGCCAGGCTTCTGGCAAACCCCCGCGCCTCTCTGGAGATCGTCTCAACGCTCCTGGAGAAGGTCCATTAGCCTGGCCCCGGTAAAAGGCCTGAGGGAAAGAAATGGGTCAGGGAAGCCCCCTCTTGGTCATAATATCTGGCCCATCGGGAGCCGGGAAGGATAGCGTCATCCGGAGGATGAGGGAGCTCGGGTTCCCTTTCCATTTCGTGGTTACCATGACAACGCGTCCTCCTCGCCCCGATGAAGTGAACGGCAAGGATTACTTTTTCGTTTCAGAAGAAGAGTTTGAAAGCCTTCTCCGGAGAAATGGTTTTCTGGAGAATGCTCTGGTTTACGGATACCGCTATGGTGTTCCGAAAGAGCAAGTGAAGAAGGCTCTGGAGAGTGGCAAAGACGTAATAATGAGGGTAGATGTGCAGGGGGCCAGAACCCTGCGCCGCCTTATCCCCGATGCTGTTTTTATCTTTCTGATTCCCGCTTCGGAAGAGGAACTGGCCCGAAGGCTGAGGGCGCGCCACACAGAAGGGGAAGAGGCATTGAAAACAAGGCTCGCCACGGCCAGGGAGGAAATGATGAGCATCGGAGAATTTGATTACGTAGTAGTCAACGCCGATGGCCACTTGGACGAAGCTGTCCAGGATATAATAGCCATAATAACCGCTGAGAAGTGCCGGACTAAGCCG from the Anaerolineae bacterium genome contains:
- a CDS encoding sulfite exporter TauE/SafE family protein, which produces MSPGIFLLLMVAGFVAGFVNTLAGSGSLVSLPALMLAGLPANVANGTNRISILLQSLTSSGEFRRLRVLDLRGSLYLGLPATLGAVVGAQIAVSVPEDIMRKVIGLVMLAMLGSIIFNPEQWIKGRVQKMEKSPGWKELLIFFAIGVYGGFIQAGVGIFLLAGLVLGVGYDLVRANAVKMAIVLIYTTVALLIFAGNHQVEWKSGLVLALGSMIGAWVATRFSVEWGAVWVRRFLILVVLFSVVYLFGLFKI
- the gcvPB gene encoding aminomethyl-transferring glycine dehydrogenase subunit GcvPB translates to MGEPLIFELSSPGRRAFTLPALDVPPSDLPEEYLRDELPLPEVSEVDVVRHYLRLSQLNYAVDKGFYPLGSCTMKYNPKVNEEAASLPGFTRIHPYQDESTVQGALKLMYELQEYLKEIGGFAGVSLQPAAGAHGEFSGVLMMRAYHWARGDTKRHKVLIPDSAHGTNPASSAMSGCTVVEIKSDERGNIDLEELKRHCDDTLIGLMLTNPNTLGLFEEQILEVARIVHEAGGLLYGDGANLNAMLGITKPGDLGFDVLHFNLHKTFSTPHGGGGPGAGPVGASEKLVDFLPGPIVAKEGEKYKFVWPPKSIGRIKAFYGNFLVFIKAYVYIRMMGAEGLKEVAENAVLNANYLRVRLKEVYPLPYDRLCKHEFVLSGKLPDAPGIRTIDIAKRLIDYGFHPPTIYFPLIVPEAIMIEPTETESKETLDAFVEALFKIAQEGKENPELLHQAPHTAPVRRLDEVRAARQPKLRWTG
- a CDS encoding Mth938-like domain-containing protein, producing MIEHYEFGRIVIGGKSYSSDVIIYPDRVDSEWWREEGHRLSPVDLWDVVQAKPEILVVGTGYSGVMEVPAETIRYLEEKGIKVLVYRTGEAWKIYNQLLKEGKKVVAALHLTC
- a CDS encoding guanylate kinase, giving the protein MGQGSPLLVIISGPSGAGKDSVIRRMRELGFPFHFVVTMTTRPPRPDEVNGKDYFFVSEEEFESLLRRNGFLENALVYGYRYGVPKEQVKKALESGKDVIMRVDVQGARTLRRLIPDAVFIFLIPASEEELARRLRARHTEGEEALKTRLATAREEMMSIGEFDYVVVNADGHLDEAVQDIIAIITAEKCRTKPRRISL